The Lycorma delicatula isolate Av1 chromosome 2, ASM4794821v1, whole genome shotgun sequence DNA window atttttaaaaagcattaacAAACTTAATTGAAGAAACCATAAATTagtaaagtagaatatttttgaattgaTTTAATTAGAACATATTCAAGTTTTACACATGTGAATGCGTgcgtacgtatatacatacatatatgaatTCAAACAGAAAGAGAGGTACATTGATTCAATTCGTTTTCGATAAATGAAAATCGATTTGTTCTCTCCATATCAaggtaggaaaaaaaaaattgtaaaagcattgaagaaggatagtcctggatttttgtacatcaggtagaaatttccgaaagtaagtgaagaaaaaatgaaagatggagtatttgttggtcctcaaataagagagttggttaaagttgatgtatttaactcagtgttaaataatgtagagtGCAGCtttggcttcatttaaagacgtttgcaaatattttctcagcaaacaaaaatccgacgattaccatgatattgttaatcaacttctcacttcatacagagctatgggatgtaatatgtatttgaaaatacatatcctccactcgcatctggattttttcctggacaacctcggagacataagtgacgaacacagtgaacgtttccaccaagacatttcagtgatggaaagctgctgtaaagggaaattaaatattaacatgctagccaattactgttggacattaattttgaatttgcctaaggctatttataaaagaaaagcatcagcaaaatctttctaacacaggtatggccatgcaaaattgtaaattttacatatattaactatatttaaccttaatgattttttgaagcgtaatttatttaaaactaagggtgatagaaaaattgtacttacatATCTGTAATGTACCAAATAAGCAATTCAAGGAatagtatcacacttagagaaacattaaaaaaaaatttgtttgtctaCCAGtgatattactcatttatttcattcttccactcacctgtgacatcacaacatagcagacaactgcaacagctgtacatcagtgctacactaacgctccttgtggtgagacgGGGTTCCATTGACACACTATACTCACGTAGCTGCTAGTTTATTTAGACCATTTTTTGGGgcggggatgcgattttgcataAATGTTTTGCTGATATTATGTTTTGATTGTTTAcatatgtgcctaagaaaaataagaccttaattagccaaaatctccagatactgagggtgaccttgctgtatagCCTCATCTCCTTgatgttttaagttgaaaatttaatggcatcagtgccccaaatatagaagtaatctgaccaagtttggtcaaaattggtctaatagttctggagatataaatagtgcaagaccgaacacacacacacacacacacacacacatgtacatacgaatatCTGGacaatttccatctggtttttgggttccttaggtgtcaaaacatcaagatctggttaaaactgcatatgcccaaattggatcgattaaaatacttttccttttaaagcTCTGCTTTAGCGccagacaggaaagtaaaatgttacaaaaaaaaattattatatccaaTTCTTTTAAATCAGATAATAGAACTGTTTTTGTATACTGTATATACTACAATCTAAGAAAAAGGTATTTATGCTTCTTTTGCTgttcttaataaattacatagtGGTCTAAAAAATCTTTggccaatttactaaaaataaataaatgttcttttaaaaaaaggatttttaaataatattaattatatatacatgtttttttttaacctggtCTGTTTACTCAACTATAGCATATTTAAATGTTtgcttgatcatttctttttttctagattttttatcttcatataatgtattcttatgtaatttattacttttacatataatatgaactaatactgcttctctttttttatttttttatgaaatactttgTTATGCTGCTCTGATTGGAGACTTTCCCATATAGTTTTCTTAGGTTtagtacttttcttttttgctCATAGTGTAGCGTACCTATAGTAGTAGGTATGCTTGCTATACACTGATGTGCTCACACTATAAAGTTTATGTACTTGATATGatcttaatatgaaatattatttatttaccaaatatttaatatttaaaaaaatgaactgaattACTTTATTGCTGACTGtatgatatgaataattttttgctaggtggttgtaaaaattaataaaagccaATTctcaaatataatcatttattctgtataaaaaacattgtttaactgTCTACATGTGCTTTACAAGTGAGGgtgttgtattttataaaatgcatttaaatatttattgttgaaattattgTCTACTtataattggaattaaaaaattgtattgttaaaatttttgttcatttcccATTCATTTGCTGCATCATATTGTTTTGCGCTcacttgttaatttaataataatccttGGTCTGAATCATTCAGGTACCAACTATTtctgattataaacaaattattaatcaaaagcTATGCTAAAATCAGTCTTAAAACTGCGCCTGTCTATGCTATACATATTGTCTGCATAGCATTCATAAACACCGGCATCCATTTGTGTTGCTGGATCAATTTCTAATTTGGATTTCACTTTATCTTTACCAATTGGCCATTCATGTACCTGCAAAACAaagtgatataattattattattgttaaaatttattatgtaacatttattctttaaaattgttgtacaaagtaaattaaataaaaataatatcaagtgTCCGTTTAATATATGAACGACAAGGTAGAGCAATTCCATAGAGCTTATGAACTGGGGACGTCTATTAATTCTTAGATCCTTTTCAACTTGGAATTTTTAACTACAGCATAGAACTACCAGTATTTCCTAGGTTATCATATGCTATTTATTAACCAAAAGGAAACGCTTAGTCCAAATtccaaaaattattctttatgagagttgttttaaattttatttgttttattcttattccCCATAATGTTTTCCTAAAATACATTCATAGCGAATAAATCTCAAACAGTTACaagatagaagaaaaaataaaaaaaaattgtttaaaaatttctgttaaagttatttgcaattatattttctttaattttcatggCTTGAAATTCTTTCAAATGCATCCTgagtatataaatgtaaaaaaatattatacccaaAGGAATGTtggtttaatatttgttttaaaagttacagCCTTTCATAAttagacttatttaattttttgccttattactttttaagtgcATCTTGTGTGCCTAAatgccaaaaatttattttcggtTTAAAGAGGTTGGCTACTAGTAAATATAAACTGTTGTttagttaaaataagttaatttctgAAAGTTTTCTTAAAACAAGTTAGTAGCCTGCATAAATAATAACTGATGGGTAAGTACTGtacaaaaaaaacacagattGAGATACCAGACatagattaaaacaaataaaacatgaaaGAAGCAAAATCCCTTTGCATTAGTTTTGTTAGAAATGTAGaacagcataaaaatatatagcagTTATTTACAGaagtaacattaattatatatttagtgtATAGATAGATACGGCTCCTACTATGAAAAATTACATCACTCATTTATTTATAGCCATCAGTTATTTAGTCCATGACAAATAAACGACACTAGGAAATATCATTTGCTCTGTTAAGCCTCACTGTTCACCATGCagaattttgttgataaatttatacttaaaaacaatCATCAATGTTCAAAAAGTTCATTGGTAAATGAATTATTCATTGATTCTGTGATTCTTGAGTTTGAAACATTCAGAGTGTCAACTTGAAAGAGGCCCCATTAATTAGTTTATTccgtaaataatagtttattggcgaatacttacataataatttacagaaggtgctGAAAATGTCATCACACTTCTGTGCACTTGTCAACATGTTTGACCAGattcctggctactcttgttagctgtaccacgtctatttcctggatggcattggtaatgtttgtcttcaattcctgcagggtgtgtggattgctcctttaaacaatttgttttatgttaccCTACATAAAGAAGTTTGGACTATTAGTCCTAGCGCTTTGAGAAATCTTTTCGACCTTCTTCAAACACATCCCATCCGCTCCCTGCGGTACTCGTCGTAAGATAAATTTTCAAGTGCCCCAGGGCTGCCGTTCGAAAATTGGGGAAGGGGTGCAATAGGGTGTCACCGTAATATCTCTGCAACccctcgtccgattttcacgattcaaacggcgtatgtatcagtaggtcaagcgctaactgtttaacgcatcgggtatgctcttgatcgaccggatcttggttatccaaaaattaaattgttagtgatatatacagtatattgatacttaataatataacaagtatacacctgaccaccacaagacatgtattaacgaatcgggattttccgctagtgatcggtacattccggtgataagctaagggggacgcacacacagacacatacatATACCATTTATTAGGGTAGAAATATATTTGCCAGGAAATAAAAATGCaacctgtttattttatatttaaaatgaacaaaattattttttccagaaaagtaaatatattttagtaaaaaatgtaatttatttttatctgtttttctattattttcatttcaccaGCTCACTTTCAAaactgtaattacaaaaaaattttataaccgCTGGTTTTTCATATCTATTCTGTATAGAAACTAAAAAGATAAGAAACATCTATGTTTTGTTGTTTTGTGTTCTTCAGAGTCATTCTTTTCATTATCTCAATCTCGCCATATCAGAAAGGTTTATATtcattctcttttaaatattataataaatttgatttaattctttttcatattgaactttattaattaattggactattaatcaatattttctgTACCAATAACTTGATTATCTGAAGACAGTAAGTTCTATGAGTGTAATTTCTTTTTGAACAATTCATTAATTCTAGATTGAGTTGAATCTCAACCTTCAACCTTCAGCAAGATTAAaagtcatatttattataaatttgttactaacattgcaattctttgttttttaacttagATGTTTACTGATTAGAGCTAATTTTATGTTAGTGCTGcaagatgaaaagaaaacatttttgtaatttcatttgaaattccaAATTAATTTCTGATCCTCTCGTTAAAACAGTGCAGTGaaactgatttataatttttttttggttggtaATTAATTCATCAGGTAGTTTGCAAACCTGTGTATAGGATATGGTATAGACGTACAagttaataaattacactttACATTTTGGTGGGAGCTTTTTAAATTTGTGTCACTTTCACATACCCATTCAGATtatcgtatatatataatattcagcaCATGCTGGTGACAAATTCACCAATTATTATTTGgtgcattatatttaaattcatatttattatgttatggCCCACAATGAATATATGGTTTTGAGGAGAATAGAACTGGCCATATTCCATAAATCTTGGCTAAGAGAATATCTTTCTAATGCTGTGTAGACTATTTATATCAGCTGGCTAGATATAGAGAATTAAACCCTGAAGTTTGATGAACCAAACTCTGATATGGAAAAATAACCATGATTACTATTTTTGGACATATAAATCTAGGCAGTATACTGACATGTAAGTAAAGATGCGAGTAAAGTTCTGTTCCGTCCTTGTACCATGTTATATGTGGCCTTGGTGAACCGCGAGCTACACACAAAAATGCTATCTTATGGCCGAGTACATATTCATAATCAAAATGTGATGCTTCCAAAATTTTTGCTCcctgtaagaaaaaattaagttgtaaaacattaaattttgattgCAGTTATTTAGGTTGTAAAAACTACTAATAAGTTAAtaccaattaatattaaatatataattaataaccaCTGATTTTTTTATGAACCTCATTTTGTCTAATTATTTGTCTCTTAAGATGTCTAATCAGAATATTTGCTGCTCTTTCAACTTCGGTAATATGCTTCGATGAATTATTCTCAGCTTTTCCTAAtcttttaataatcaattattaattaccaACAACAGTATGTTGCTTGAAGTATcctgttgtaaataatttaaataaatgaaataatactattACATTTATTCATTCACGAAAGAATTACAGGCCGACTATActttctatacaattttttttgtgagattaaATTTGTAGTATGTAAATTCATCCATGTCCAGGttcaaaatcaaaacttttcAGTTGAAAACTAGATCCAATAACACACCGTTTGGAGGTTAGCAATACatagataaaatgttaaggaaAACATATGAATACCAAATGTTATAaaagattatagaaaaatttctacCCTACTTTAGCCTTTTGATGTaactatagatttttatatagagtaaaataaagatttattcaatGGAGCCGTGAatacaaaatacttttcttttctttcttatgaATTTAGATCAACTTGTGATTCAGCCATCTAAAATCGTATATTTGCTCACTTGTTTGCTATTTGTAATAAGCTAATTTTGGCATCcagttcattttaaatttaaagtttgatgTAGAAACTTATTACATGATTTAGAGTTTCATACCAAATcatgaacatatttttaaacgaaGATCATGTTCTCTTCATTAGATTAAAtcatgatatttattataatcagactgtattgaattataataattaaaaatttataaaaatataaatatgtgacACATCATCAGTCAAttacattattgataataaaaactttttatcattatttttattgtaattatgtttttgctGACCTCCAAGACACAGTGATAGCATCTCTGCTTTTCATTGAAAaggttctggatttgaatccgtcaccttggaatttttattttctgcaaaattcatttattattatgatgcTGTAATTGGAAATCAGACTGTTGTTtctaaggaaaatatataaaattattatagtagaCTAATGAGAAGTAATCCTCCAAACATTCATTCACACTATGAGGGCATTCAATATAGTAACCATGAATTATCATTGTTCTCAGTTCTcttctaataatgaaaaatttaagtaatttagcAAGGTCATTTAGGCCCATGtataaagtatgaaattattgcaacatccttttattaattcatatacgctatttttttctgatgttttttgattagaataattctcttgttttatataaataaccattttgtaaacatatattgtttcaaatttttgaataaattcttGCACAGACATGTATTTATGCCATAAGGATTCAATGCATCCttgtatattcaaaaaattacacccAACTTTCCCACTGAAAGAAATACATATGCTAGTTGTCTTGTAATCAAAGACCTTGAAAATAGATGGAAAATGTGTTTCTCTCCTAAtgcaagaataaatttaaaattaacattattccTCCTTCTTTGTGTCTGGCCAATTTAAAAGTGAAGCAGATTGGTTTTTGAGTAATTGAGGTATAAACCATTCAGACAAATGCCTGAAGGTTGTGAATGTTGcttctttaaagatttttaaataagaagcCTCACTAGCTAGTGCTATCACCTACATTGAACACCTTTACACATTGTCACCtaagaaataattatagaaataacattaacaaaaaagagaaatgaattgATCTTGAAACTTGTTGCACTCcacaaaataaagaatttcttgaagaagtaatttttcagatgtaattttttgtttgttcctgTATCTTTAGTTTTTGGAGTATATATGAAACATAGAATGTAAAAGAGAATAAGGATGTGTCtttgaaaattagaaaacatctgtaattttttgaagagaATATTACATCTTACATAATCAAAGATGTTAAGTACAAGTATAGATAAGACTAAGACTACATGATCATTCAGTTGCATATGAtagaatatgttaaaatattgaaataatttattactttttattgatagACAAAGAAGACACGTCAGGAAAAATTTAAGACACCTAAAATTGAACATATTTCATTCAATGATTTTTGtgcttatttgattttttaattaataaaatgtagtaagcTGTACTTATTATTAagctttagttaattttaattattataatacatacattattgttattgtaatattgaTCTGATTCTGGATCACGATATTTTCCAGTTATCGGCAGTCCTATTTGTACTCTGCTCTTTGTTCTTCCTCTCCCTCGGCCTCTTCTTCCCCATATACCTATTGGTGTTAAACTGATACACAGTAAACAGCTCAAACACATCATTTGTAACCATTCCATATTCAGTTAGATCTCTTTAACCCACTACAGCCGTATCACCAAATCTGTCTTTTAAGTGTGCAATttctttctgaaataaaatataaattattaattatattttttttaatttcttttttgttattttatctaagAATGCTCTGGATCTATCACGGTATGTAGAAGTTTCTTAATGTACTTTAccgaaaattgaattttttttctgctcaaaaagtaattatataataaaattggtaTGTGTCTATTCACTCTTCAGTTTATCTGACCATCatggaaatttattaaacttatctcGATTAAATAGTCGTCtttaaattcagattaaaaaaatcaattatttattcaattatctcAATTGAATATGAAGAGAAAGCAACTTTGCAAAAGTTGAttggtttaactttttttttttacctgaatagtaattttctctttgtgcttattgtaaatgatttttactcAACCTGCTTAATGACTGTCTTATTGGTGCACATATAATCTTGCATACTGAACCCTGGGTGAAGGTTCCGTGTTGTTTCatgtttgtaatttgttttatgtaacattaatttattttccaatgaattatataattacttttaattatgtcAGTTACTTTATCTTTTGATTAATGATTGATGTCCATTTTGGTTTTCTGAAGTAACTCTGATGTAATTTCAAAGTTTTCAGTACTTATTAGTAATTATTGTGTgtagtttgattaaattatattgactTTTTTTGTTAGCTACAGTAAGCATAATGCCAAAATAATACACCAATTGAGTGTTATTGACACTTATTGGCTAATgtgcttttttttatagaaattttgctaattagttaaaattttgattttaattttgaggtGGTGACAACATTATTAAGTATCTAAATATCTGCTTTGGCAAAAGTACTTGCGTCGTAATTTCACTCAAATTTAATCATTGGGACTTCAGCTATTATGGATGTACAGTATCtctatattttcataaacatacaCTTACACATATGCCCATGTAAAATTACGCtttactaaaattgtttttcagataattcaatgaaattataaacattgATACTTTTATAGTTACTACTTTTCTTCATTTACCTATTTTACATgatcatatgaaataaatattatatttattttaatatgattttgattttgtactGAAGCTGCTTCTCAGCAAGTGATAAATTTAATCTGTGTTTGGCGGCTTTTCATTCTCTGACCAGCAATCTCCAAGACAGTATTGCTTATTaaagctaaatattaaaatatattattagatccTTATGATTCTTGTCTGATTATTGTTTTACATGAAAAGCTAATCAGATGAACTAATCACTGGgatctttattaataatctttgcAAATTTTCACGGTGtcaatatattgttatatttgaaCAAATCCCCTATTCATAGTGTCCTGTATGTATTCATACCCTGTAATATTGTTCATTATTACTCACCACTAGACATAATTTATaggtattgtatttattataacaacTTTGATATAAACATAAATGCCTctcattaatttctttgtaaattttattaaacagtttttccaTGATTTTGATCTGTAGTGacaatgtaaatgataaaaagtataaactgtataataggtaaaagtaaaactttgttGTATTTGATAAcctgtttttgttattattattattattattattttactactttattaattttcactaaaatttattatatttagcaaatattttttaattattttgttttaaaagcttttttagcTGCTGATGTagcttctgaaaaaaataaaacaaattttcaaagtaGGTGCAACAGAAGCACAGAAAATTTacacttaattattaataatgaatggaTTTTCAACACAGATCGTGCGAATGacagaaaatttgtaataacagcTGATCAGCAGTAATACCAACCACTCAGACAAATGTAGTTTTGAAtgaaagttatataattaaacatattatactaaccagtaaaattattgtaaaagtaagATTTTTACCTCTATACCAGACAGCTGGTGTCACTGTTAGCTTGTGTTTGTGATATCTAGCCAGTGATATGGCGACTATTTTTTCATGTACAAATGTATTGAATAGTCTTATAAAGTTACTTGTATTTAAGCTGATGGAAATTAAATGATAAGTGTCACTAAATTCACGTTGTAACTGTACTCTGTAGATTGGCTTGTCGATCAGATTGAAAGGGCTTTTTTCTGATGCCAAGTTAAACACTAAAGTGCCACCTTCTCTTTGTCTGTTCCCCCATGTATCATTTGTTACATAACACACAGTATATGATCATTATCTTAGTAGTTCTATTATTACTTGTAACCGAGTTTGATGATTTAGGGTGATGTTCAATTGATATCTTCCTTTCTAAGCTACCTCTTTCATACCACACTGTCTGGTACTTCATTTTGTTAacttatttgttgtttaaaaagtatttcctggtttatatattatgtattctaTAAGAATCTAATATTACCATATGTTTATACatagttgttttcttttatataaaacatacaaataagtttaaatatattgtgtaatatCAATGTGATCATGGTTTCTACATCCATATTTGTTATCAGACCTTTTAAGTAACATTGATGTAGTTTGgaaaattaggaaattaaaaatgtctCTTTACAGAAATCCCCATTATATTTAAGTCATTGTAaggagttatttttatttttaggtccAACGTTTTTAATGCTACACCTTCGcacattaaattttgttgtttatgaagTGTTTAATAACCAGatcagaaaatgattttttgttcttttttaaaattttaattacctttttagaaataacatatgtaaatgttttcagttttcttttataatttatttatttaattttaatgttttattagttttaatatcgtttttcttatctttatgatgttaaattttcaattaccatattattttattgatgtcCTTCTGTTGTCAGTgtgacaaaatataattttctattgtttcttttctttatttttagaaatgtagACTGTATTAAGTTACTGGATTGAgaaatgctattatttttttaatctttgtaatattttgtatcatTGTACTGAACTTATACATTTGTACCTTTCGTGCATTTCCATTGTTTAAATGTAGCAGTGTACTCCTTGTGTAGacttaagttaaatatttaaaatcttataattaagcaagttaatttgatttaatgaaagttcataaatttcaaatgtaACAATATATGGGGTATATAAAAATAGTCATCTGGTATTTTGGTGGTATGTTCCTAATAtcagtacaagaaaaaaaatcttataagcGTAAGTCTAgaaataccttttttattttctgtctggtattttgtgttttttaaatagacATTTACATCTCCAGAATGGATTGagctattttattgaaattttttatatctttcaaacTAATATTCTCTATATGGCATCAAAATCATAGTTATTGTAATCTTTACTCCGTGGTAGCTTAACAACTGTTATTGTTTGGAAGTAATTGTTTATTGGTTAAAATTTTAAGCACTTTTGCTGAAGGTTTGGCATtgctattttttacaaaatataataaatttgtggaaaaattGTGAATTGGATTCAATTAATGAAAAAGCAGGTTGGTCTACTGCAGACACCTTGCATTTATCACAGAGTGTTCAGATCGTAAACAACCTTCCAGTAAAGTGTATATCAAAATTCATCATCAGTTTGGTGTATTTGAACCATTGATAAATAATCATGATACACTGAGGTCTGCCTGCACAACTGAATTAGAGGAATAAATTTAGGACAGAATTGAAGAAATTCTACAGTTGTCATACAGGAAAATTGCATCAAGAAGGAATTTGCAGCCACTGCACCACAtagagtaatttttataatcagttgttatatttatatcatgTTCAGCATATTCAAGCTCTCTTTCCAGCTGATTTCCAAAGCAGGACTGACTTCTGTCATTGGTTAATAAACCACCATTTTCCCAGTTTTCGTAACCATATATTTTTGTCTGATATTTTATGTATAGACAAGGCTGTATAGGTTGATAGATTTATTCCTCTAGATTGATAGAAAATATTCCTCTAGCACATATATACAAGTTTGATTCTTGTAAAATTATGCTTGTACATATATTAATTGTACAGATATTAATGTCAGATAGgtccaaaaaaattcttttcttaaacaGAGGGTTGGGTGTAATGGTCACCAACCATTGCCTGGCCTCTCTGCTCTAGTTTTAAATTGACTGGAAGAATATGgtgtttactaaaatattaaatatgtggGTGATTTAAGAGCTAGGATAATTGATTATACAGTCAAACCTCTCTAATTCGAATCTCAAAggaccagtaatttttttttgatttagggagttttctatttagagaggtaaaataatgaaacttgaaaattgtacagaaaatctcataatttaataaaaatttatgttaatctataataatgTGCTGGAGTACTAAATTATCTTAGAAAAGACAAAATGTGTATagtattatctaaaattaaaaaaaaaaaataaaataaaataaaatacagtacaattaCCTTTAATTACTTCTTGAGAAaagtctgtaaatttttttttttgttttcttttttgtgctTAATGGAATTTCAAATTTGTGAGcaatgtctttctttttttttgttacccttttttatctcttttataatctttattttatcacCGATAGATAATGCTGTATGTTTCCACTGTACACTGATCATAAAACATGGCTATTGAAATTGTA harbors:
- the LOC142319606 gene encoding immunoglobulin domain-containing protein oig-4-like, whose product is MEWLQMMCLSCLLCISLTPIGIWGRRGRGRGRTKSRVQIGLPITGKYRDPESDQYYNNNNGAKILEASHFDYEYVLGHKIAFLCVARGSPRPHITWYKDGTELYSHLYLHVHEWPIGKDKVKSKLEIDPATQMDAGVYECYADNMYSIDRRSFKTDFSIAFD